In the genome of Candidatus Babeliales bacterium, one region contains:
- the thrS gene encoding threonine--tRNA ligase, translating to MKEKELSILRHSAAHLLAHAITELFPNTILTIGPATKEGFFYDFLPEKNFKDEDLIHIEERMRELSRRNIPLTHDQVTKDVAREIYKNNVFKLELINDIPGDTVGIAQQDNFYDLCRGGHVVSTGEIKYFKLLHTSGSYWRADKSKTQLQRITGTAFFTQEDLDAFIKQREDAIQFDHRRLGKELNLFSFHEEGIGFPFFHSHGTIVLNAMKDHLRKHLRAAHYQEISTPVMLSDELWQRSGHYQHYKDNMYFCNIDERSYAIKPMNCPGAILVYKERPHSYRELPMRLAEFGLVHRHELSGVLSGLFRVRAFTQDDAHIFCTKNQIEQEVTDFIRLTDEVLKPFNFGNIIIGVSTKPVKAMGSDELWDVAIKALKNALETAGKTYTIYEGEGAFYGPKIEFGIEDSLKRIWQCGTMQIDFFQPENFDLSYISSEGIKERPVMLHRAIYGSFERFFGIVLEHFKGKLPFWLSPVQMRVLTITDEQKEYAHHIMKMLFDYNVRVEMDNSSDPIAAQIKRAQLERVPMMIVIGKKEAENKTITLRDLDGKQEFGLTLEDVLCKIDKLKI from the coding sequence ATGAAAGAAAAAGAGTTATCAATATTGCGCCATTCTGCTGCCCATTTACTTGCGCATGCTATTACAGAATTATTTCCAAATACTATTTTGACTATTGGGCCTGCAACTAAAGAAGGATTTTTTTATGACTTTTTACCTGAAAAAAATTTTAAAGATGAAGATCTTATACATATTGAAGAAAGAATGCGTGAACTTTCACGCAGAAATATTCCTTTAACTCATGATCAAGTTACAAAAGATGTTGCGCGTGAGATATATAAAAATAATGTATTTAAATTGGAATTGATTAATGATATTCCCGGTGATACGGTAGGCATTGCGCAACAAGATAATTTTTATGATTTATGTCGCGGAGGTCATGTTGTATCAACAGGAGAAATTAAATATTTTAAATTATTACATACCTCAGGATCCTATTGGCGTGCTGATAAATCAAAAACACAATTACAACGCATTACCGGTACAGCATTTTTTACACAAGAAGATTTAGATGCATTTATTAAACAACGCGAAGATGCGATTCAGTTTGATCATCGTAGACTAGGCAAAGAACTCAATCTTTTTTCATTTCATGAAGAAGGAATTGGTTTTCCATTTTTTCATTCTCACGGCACAATAGTTTTAAATGCGATGAAAGATCATTTACGTAAACATTTAAGAGCAGCACATTATCAAGAAATTTCTACGCCAGTTATGTTAAGTGATGAATTATGGCAGCGATCGGGTCATTATCAACATTACAAAGATAATATGTATTTTTGTAATATTGATGAACGTTCATATGCAATTAAGCCAATGAATTGTCCTGGTGCCATTTTGGTATATAAAGAACGCCCACATTCATACCGTGAATTACCGATGAGATTAGCTGAATTTGGGCTTGTTCATCGCCATGAATTATCAGGTGTTTTAAGTGGCTTATTTAGAGTTCGTGCATTTACACAAGATGATGCACATATTTTTTGTACCAAAAATCAAATAGAACAAGAAGTAACTGATTTTATCAGATTGACCGATGAAGTATTAAAGCCATTTAATTTTGGTAATATTATCATTGGTGTTTCAACAAAACCTGTAAAAGCAATGGGTAGTGATGAGTTATGGGATGTTGCCATTAAAGCGCTTAAAAATGCATTAGAAACAGCTGGCAAAACATATACCATTTATGAAGGAGAAGGCGCATTTTATGGACCTAAAATAGAATTTGGCATAGAAGATTCATTAAAACGAATATGGCAATGTGGTACCATGCAAATTGATTTTTTTCAACCTGAAAATTTTGATTTAAGTTATATTTCTTCTGAGGGTATTAAAGAGCGGCCAGTAATGTTACATCGTGCAATTTATGGGTCATTTGAACGATTTTTTGGTATTGTTTTGGAGCATTTTAAAGGTAAATTACCATTTTGGTTATCGCCTGTGCAGATGAGAGTATTAACTATTACTGATGAACAAAAAGAATATGCGCATCACATTATGAAGATGTTGTTTGATTATAATGTTCGTGTTGAAATGGATAATTCATCAGATCCTATTGCCGCACAAATTAAACGTGCACAATTAGAGCGTGTTCCAATGATGATTGTCATAGGAAAAAAAGAAGCAGAAAATAAAACTATAACTTTACGCGATCTTGACGGTAAACAAGAATTTGGTTTAACGCTTGAAGATGTATTGTGTAAGATTGATAAACTAAAAATTTGA
- the nth gene encoding endonuclease III, whose protein sequence is MATELDNQKKNIVTIIKLMRTATKKMVQPAASSIIKQYGRDPFLILISCILSLRTKDSVSLPASQRLFSHAQTAEKLLCLSPKTIEQLIYPTGFYRQKTKQILKLCTILIEKYSGNPPRTRDELILLPGVGPKTASLVLSEGFGIPAICVDTHVHRISNRLGLVKTISPAQTETELEKIVPQKYWAELNRLMVMWGQNICVPISPKCSICPLRSLCPQVGVTKHR, encoded by the coding sequence GTGGCAACCGAATTAGATAATCAAAAAAAAAATATTGTTACTATCATTAAATTAATGCGAACTGCCACAAAAAAAATGGTGCAACCTGCTGCAAGCAGTATCATTAAACAATATGGCCGCGATCCGTTTCTTATTCTTATTAGCTGCATCCTAAGCCTTAGAACAAAAGATTCTGTATCGTTGCCTGCTTCACAACGTTTATTTTCTCACGCTCAAACGGCTGAAAAATTACTCTGTTTGTCACCAAAAACTATTGAACAACTCATCTATCCAACCGGTTTTTATCGTCAAAAAACAAAACAAATTTTAAAACTTTGTACTATTTTAATTGAAAAATATAGTGGAAATCCTCCCAGAACCCGAGATGAACTTATCCTATTACCAGGCGTTGGGCCAAAAACAGCAAGCCTTGTACTGAGCGAAGGATTTGGCATTCCTGCCATTTGTGTTGATACACATGTTCATCGAATCTCTAATCGTTTAGGCCTCGTTAAAACAATAAGTCCAGCACAGACAGAAACGGAACTTGAAAAAATAGTACCTCAAAAATATTGGGCTGAACTCAATAGACTTATGGTTATGTGGGGACAAAATATATGCGTCCCAATTTCTCCAAAATGTTCCATTTGTCCTCTGCGTTCACTATGTCCTCAAGTAGGCGTTACAAAGCATCGCTAA
- a CDS encoding sigma 54-interacting transcriptional regulator: MAKPLFFLFTILIGNMFSDLAWILKLSQELFFPQLGYQIVLLIIRIAWIFFLVQYQSISLFIESLVVDSYYIPIRQKILCCISSVFGLLFAIIAIIDFDCISLAQRKFSFEPRVQNFATFYALFIVMLPSLFIAIQKIRSSELPHLLKKQLKVLIQGLIMPFLMADFIQLFPFKVYAITWIAHSYAGVGFSTILTTLSIYFCARKIFGLRFLNLKNHIYQPMNINFINDFKGVLERLSDVTNLRELGHITQNFFKDTFTIVSHKTRLYLRNSNTIEHKIHLNIIEDSTISLVDTFLATHATIIERALREEKILIYDEIDFTHFYHSCEKSEVLLKFLNSINADIFLPIYENEKLLAYIIVDRHARGENFYSNVERDEFIVFGSYLGNIINLLQNKSLDILIEQEQNLRFELYHKHQQIEQYKESIKSFLRKGKTKHIGILFYKNRHFAYGNQAAIELIDININQQHGHPLAQSLRHLAQQVESCKGPKTVFVKDTHDNTLVISAVPHLEKNTVIITVSYPSISDAVKHHIDLLNDPSEWDYLLYLQTTQSGKLINQLIPSSGSILLNFKIQLLKIALSKKAILLEMPEQDLQPTAEILHHISMRDDLHIMTLQGPSCNFDIAVALFGINPIFGVQEKYSQPLLEKLDNVGTLFIKNIHFLDKETQEYLAMFIRTGTYSQFKNDQKIASNVRIICSTNKNLSLLVQEGKFSKTFFNELKSTVVTLPSLLTLPEDELHALTDGFTQQALMSDALQHVLVLTDKEKNVLTHDRPISLQELKVRVQQTLIKKSKKNHIHQEVLFDPAYDITDPDLIEAARLGKKALQEPRIMGLLWNKFKNQNKIAFFLGVNRSSVNRRCKEYNLL, translated from the coding sequence ATGGCTAAGCCACTTTTCTTCTTATTTACAATACTTATTGGTAATATGTTTTCTGATTTGGCATGGATACTTAAATTATCTCAAGAACTTTTTTTCCCTCAACTGGGCTATCAAATTGTCTTATTGATTATTCGTATTGCATGGATATTTTTTTTAGTACAATATCAATCAATATCATTATTTATAGAAAGTCTTGTAGTTGATAGTTATTATATTCCAATTAGACAAAAAATTCTTTGTTGTATAAGTAGTGTCTTTGGTTTATTATTTGCAATAATAGCTATCATTGATTTTGATTGTATAAGTTTAGCGCAGAGAAAATTTTCATTTGAACCAAGAGTCCAAAATTTTGCTACATTTTATGCTCTTTTTATTGTTATGCTTCCCAGTCTATTTATTGCAATTCAAAAAATACGCTCATCTGAATTACCTCACTTGTTGAAAAAACAGCTTAAAGTTCTAATACAGGGTTTAATTATGCCTTTTTTAATGGCTGATTTTATCCAATTATTTCCCTTTAAAGTATATGCTATAACCTGGATTGCTCATAGTTATGCAGGCGTTGGATTTTCAACAATATTAACGACATTATCTATTTATTTTTGTGCACGTAAAATTTTTGGTTTGCGATTTTTAAATTTAAAAAATCATATATATCAGCCCATGAATATTAATTTTATTAATGATTTTAAGGGAGTTTTAGAGCGATTAAGTGATGTAACTAATTTGCGTGAACTTGGTCATATTACGCAAAATTTTTTTAAAGATACTTTTACTATAGTATCTCATAAAACTCGTCTGTATTTAAGAAATAGTAATACCATAGAACATAAGATACATTTGAATATAATCGAAGATAGTACAATTTCACTTGTTGATACATTTTTAGCAACACATGCAACTATTATTGAACGGGCATTACGAGAAGAAAAAATTCTGATTTATGATGAAATTGATTTTACTCATTTTTATCATTCATGTGAGAAGAGTGAAGTGCTTTTAAAGTTTTTGAATAGTATAAATGCAGATATCTTTTTGCCTATTTATGAAAATGAAAAGTTACTTGCATATATTATCGTTGATCGACATGCTCGTGGGGAGAATTTTTATAGTAATGTTGAACGTGACGAATTTATTGTTTTCGGTAGTTACTTGGGTAACATTATCAATTTATTACAAAATAAAAGTTTAGATATTTTGATTGAACAAGAACAAAACTTACGTTTTGAGTTGTATCATAAGCATCAACAGATAGAACAGTATAAAGAAAGTATTAAATCGTTTTTGCGTAAAGGCAAGACGAAACATATTGGCATATTATTTTATAAAAATAGACATTTTGCATATGGTAATCAGGCAGCAATCGAGTTGATAGATATTAATATTAATCAACAGCATGGACATCCGCTTGCACAATCTTTACGTCATTTGGCGCAGCAAGTTGAATCTTGTAAAGGACCGAAAACAGTATTTGTTAAAGACACACATGATAATACATTGGTTATTTCTGCTGTTCCCCATTTAGAAAAAAACACCGTTATTATTACCGTTTCATATCCATCTATTTCTGATGCAGTTAAACACCATATTGATTTATTAAATGATCCAAGTGAGTGGGATTATTTACTTTATTTGCAGACGACACAATCAGGTAAGTTAATTAATCAACTTATTCCTAGCTCAGGATCAATTTTATTAAATTTTAAAATACAACTCCTTAAAATCGCATTAAGTAAAAAAGCAATCTTATTAGAAATGCCCGAACAAGATTTACAACCTACAGCAGAAATATTACATCATATTAGTATGCGAGATGACTTGCATATTATGACATTGCAAGGACCCTCTTGTAATTTTGACATAGCAGTTGCACTTTTTGGTATTAATCCTATTTTTGGGGTTCAGGAAAAGTATAGTCAACCTTTATTAGAAAAACTTGATAATGTTGGAACTCTTTTCATAAAAAATATTCATTTCTTGGATAAAGAAACACAAGAATATTTGGCAATGTTTATTCGAACGGGGACGTATAGTCAATTTAAAAATGATCAAAAAATTGCAAGTAATGTTCGTATTATTTGTTCGACAAATAAAAATTTAAGTTTGTTAGTTCAAGAAGGAAAGTTTAGTAAAACATTTTTTAATGAATTAAAGTCAACTGTTGTAACATTGCCATCATTATTGACATTGCCTGAAGATGAATTACATGCATTAACCGATGGCTTTACGCAGCAAGCATTAATGTCTGATGCATTACAGCATGTCCTTGTGTTAACTGATAAAGAAAAGAATGTTTTAACTCATGATCGACCGATAAGCTTGCAAGAATTGAAAGTTCGTGTCCAGCAGACTCTTATAAAAAAATCTAAAAAAAATCATATACATCAGGAAGTTTTATTTGATCCTGCATATGATATTACCGATCCTGATCTTATTGAAGCAGCTCGACTCGGTAAAAAAGCATTGCAAGAACCACGCATCATGGGCCTTTTATGGAATAAGTTTAAAAATCAAAATAAAATTGCATTTTTTTTAGGAGTTAATCGTTCTTCTGTCAATCGTCGCTGTAAAGAGTATAATTTGTTATAG
- a CDS encoding tyrosine-type recombinase/integrase: MKKEEFELHKDAFLLYLKTERNFSEHTLRAYYLDLNQFISFWLVLSEYDAHHLGLRQIIERYLVTLFYKKISKNSIARKFSCFTSFERFLKSKGIDLKLNLKRPPIDKKLPIYFSIDELSHILDSISHDTLSTRYPVRDKTIFELLYATGVRCSELVNMKIEDIDMNNKTIRIVSKNKKERIVLFGLKAQEKILEYYMTERPAIQNQQEPLFLNYRYEKLTSRSVQRIIKMFRVLLPLERQLTPHKLRHSFATHLLNQGADLHVVQELLGHKTSATTEKYTYVSLENLSKLCDDIHPINEMIHKK; this comes from the coding sequence ATGAAAAAAGAAGAATTTGAACTTCATAAAGATGCTTTTTTACTGTATCTCAAGACAGAACGGAATTTTTCTGAACATACCCTACGTGCATATTATTTGGATCTTAATCAATTCATTTCTTTCTGGTTAGTCTTGTCAGAATATGATGCACACCATCTTGGACTACGTCAGATTATTGAACGATATTTGGTCACTCTCTTTTATAAAAAAATTAGTAAAAATTCCATAGCAAGAAAATTTTCCTGCTTTACTTCATTTGAAAGGTTTTTAAAAAGTAAAGGTATTGATCTTAAACTTAATCTTAAAAGACCGCCCATTGATAAAAAATTGCCTATTTATTTCAGTATTGATGAATTATCTCATATTCTTGATAGCATATCTCATGATACATTATCAACTCGCTATCCCGTGCGTGATAAAACTATTTTTGAACTATTATATGCAACAGGTGTTCGATGTTCTGAGTTGGTTAACATGAAAATTGAAGATATTGATATGAATAATAAAACCATTCGCATTGTAAGTAAGAATAAAAAAGAGCGAATTGTTTTATTTGGTCTCAAAGCACAAGAAAAAATCTTGGAATATTATATGACAGAGCGCCCTGCAATACAAAATCAACAAGAACCATTGTTCCTTAATTATCGCTATGAAAAATTAACATCACGCTCAGTACAACGTATTATTAAAATGTTTAGAGTTCTTTTGCCACTAGAACGACAATTGACACCACATAAATTACGTCACTCATTTGCAACACATTTACTTAATCAAGGTGCTGATTTACATGTAGTACAAGAATTACTTGGGCATAAAACATCTGCAACAACTGAAAAATATACCTATGTTTCTCTTGAAAATCTTTCTAAATTATGTGACGATATTCACCCTATTAATGAAATGATACATAAAAAATAA
- a CDS encoding penicillin-binding transpeptidase domain-containing protein yields the protein MHISTDTINKKIICILIGAILSFVIICLRLFFLQIYCGDYFAVRSQKNFIRYTTIYSPRGSICDIHGNLLATNRPVTTIYWKGTGNKVLSHEQLALLHLIEEIVQVTLTTGTKLDLIVLSEKKNKKTVLISDIDSSCLGKLMEIFPNHENILIETNFKRFYPYHSYGSHVVGYLGDIAAIAHGKLGLEKLFDENLSGKKGSMQNIVNSAGQCISQVELEKALIGNDVQTTINIDIQVLCEKIFPDHRTGSLILLNPANGAIASLVSRPNFDPNIFLDPISYKTWQDLQEKNPFLNRVFDASYPSGSIFKLVVISAALECGIINEDSLWNCKGYTFFGNRKYWCARRSGHGEISIKKAVAESCNTLFFEIGKQIDIDVLAEYAHKFGLGKKTNIIFPEKMGLIPSREWKFGYKGECWWPGETLSVAIGQSFLLVTPIQIACMIGSIFTGYHVTPRLLIDEPIIMNNLNIKAETITFLKKSMKSVVKSGTGRSVRKVKDITIYAKTSTAQTSDFSKRKLDEKYLEHGWFVAYFQYKDYDPMVIVILVERVGTAQVATNIAKNFLIEYKKYMDLVC from the coding sequence ATGCATATATCTACCGATACGATTAATAAAAAAATAATATGTATTTTAATTGGTGCAATATTATCATTCGTGATTATTTGTTTGCGGCTTTTTTTTCTTCAAATATATTGTGGTGATTATTTTGCTGTGCGTAGTCAGAAAAATTTTATTCGCTATACAACCATTTATTCTCCTCGTGGAAGCATTTGCGATATTCACGGTAATCTTCTTGCAACAAATCGTCCAGTGACTACTATATATTGGAAAGGAACGGGAAATAAAGTATTGTCGCATGAGCAACTGGCGTTGTTACATTTAATTGAAGAAATTGTACAAGTAACGTTAACGACGGGAACAAAGCTTGATTTAATTGTATTAAGTGAAAAAAAAAATAAAAAAACGGTACTGATTTCTGATATTGATTCTTCCTGCTTGGGTAAATTAATGGAAATTTTTCCGAATCATGAAAATATCCTTATTGAGACTAACTTTAAACGATTTTACCCTTACCATTCCTATGGCAGTCATGTAGTGGGTTATTTGGGTGACATTGCTGCAATTGCTCATGGTAAATTAGGATTAGAAAAATTGTTTGATGAAAATTTATCCGGTAAAAAAGGATCTATGCAAAATATAGTTAATTCAGCAGGTCAATGTATATCCCAGGTTGAACTTGAGAAAGCATTAATTGGTAATGATGTACAGACAACTATCAATATTGATATCCAGGTTTTGTGTGAAAAAATTTTTCCTGACCATAGAACAGGTAGTCTCATTTTACTTAATCCAGCAAATGGAGCAATTGCTTCATTAGTATCACGTCCTAATTTTGATCCAAATATTTTTCTTGACCCAATTTCTTATAAAACATGGCAAGATTTACAAGAAAAAAATCCATTTTTGAATCGTGTTTTTGACGCTAGCTATCCTTCAGGGTCTATTTTTAAACTCGTTGTTATTAGTGCAGCACTTGAATGTGGCATTATTAATGAAGATTCATTATGGAATTGTAAGGGATACACGTTTTTTGGTAATCGTAAGTATTGGTGTGCTCGTCGTTCGGGACATGGCGAAATATCGATAAAAAAAGCAGTGGCAGAATCATGTAATACATTATTTTTTGAAATTGGCAAACAAATTGATATTGACGTTCTTGCTGAATATGCGCACAAGTTTGGTTTAGGTAAAAAAACTAATATTATTTTTCCAGAAAAAATGGGATTGATTCCAAGCAGAGAATGGAAATTTGGCTATAAAGGTGAGTGTTGGTGGCCTGGAGAAACCTTATCTGTTGCAATTGGTCAAAGTTTTTTGCTTGTAACACCTATTCAAATAGCATGCATGATTGGCAGCATTTTTACTGGATATCATGTTACGCCGCGACTATTGATTGATGAGCCGATAATCATGAATAATTTGAATATTAAAGCTGAAACGATTACTTTTTTAAAAAAATCAATGAAATCTGTGGTAAAAAGTGGTACGGGACGTAGCGTACGTAAAGTAAAAGATATTACTATTTATGCAAAAACTAGTACTGCTCAAACAAGTGATTTTAGTAAACGTAAGTTAGATGAAAAATATTTAGAGCATGGATGGTTTGTTGCATATTTTCAATATAAAGACTATGACCCAATGGTTATTGTAATTCTTGTTGAACGAGTTGGTACTGCTCAAGTTGCCACAAATATTGCAAAAAATTTTTTAATCGAATATAAAAAGTATATGGATTTAGTATGTTAA
- a CDS encoding ankyrin repeat domain-containing protein — MKRYLLLMSLVSVVNNYTMNPTINYKDNTKLQLITSLQDNSFDAVVNLLHDNPKLLHDNKNPYIDQLFARKFVTLPPQFLNSKLGDGLTPDQLALIRKNNNAYDYMKKLVHVGFDLDVRGEDGMPLLCQAILYTYDDRYLELLKGGARVNVYDNFGNTPLAFAVFLDHPEKVSKLLAYGAVVNINTYQIHLNSGFQILNTLLLIFWQQKCILCNTHNYDLYNIPCVNRHLEHFLCINCYKDMEYEYKKCPLCRRNLDKEI; from the coding sequence ATGAAAAGGTATTTGTTATTAATGAGTTTGGTCAGTGTAGTGAATAATTATACAATGAATCCAACAATCAACTACAAAGATAATACTAAACTTCAATTGATAACATCCTTACAAGATAACTCTTTTGATGCGGTGGTAAATCTATTACACGATAATCCGAAGTTGCTTCATGATAATAAGAATCCTTATATTGATCAACTTTTCGCGCGCAAATTCGTTACGCTGCCGCCCCAGTTCCTGAATAGTAAATTGGGAGATGGGTTGACACCTGATCAATTAGCTTTGATAAGAAAAAATAATAATGCATATGATTATATGAAAAAATTAGTACATGTGGGATTTGATCTTGATGTACGTGGTGAGGATGGAATGCCTTTATTGTGTCAAGCAATTCTATATACATACGATGATAGATATTTAGAATTATTAAAGGGTGGTGCACGGGTAAATGTTTATGATAATTTTGGCAATACGCCATTAGCTTTTGCAGTTTTTTTAGATCATCCAGAAAAAGTATCAAAGCTACTTGCTTATGGCGCAGTAGTTAACATAAATACGTATCAAATACATTTAAATTCCGGCTTTCAAATATTAAACACTTTATTATTAATATTCTGGCAGCAAAAATGTATTCTGTGCAACACGCATAATTATGATTTATATAATATTCCATGTGTTAATCGCCACCTAGAGCATTTCCTGTGTATAAATTGTTATAAGGATATGGAGTATGAATATAAAAAGTGTCCTTTATGCCGTAGGAATCTTGATAAGGAAATTTAA
- the rpsT gene encoding 30S ribosomal protein S20, producing the protein MANIKSAKKRVLQTAKRQLRNQARKSSVKTAIKKVVTAIETADIETTKSLLILAESKIARAKGKGLMHRNTAARKISKLAKKVAAATRTA; encoded by the coding sequence ATGGCAAATATAAAATCTGCAAAAAAACGTGTTCTACAAACAGCAAAACGTCAATTGCGCAATCAAGCAAGAAAATCTTCTGTTAAAACAGCTATTAAAAAAGTAGTTACCGCAATTGAAACAGCTGACATCGAGACTACAAAGTCACTATTAATACTTGCAGAAAGCAAAATTGCTCGCGCAAAAGGTAAAGGCCTTATGCATCGCAATACAGCTGCTCGCAAAATCAGTAAATTAGCAAAAAAAGTTGCTGCTGCTACAAGAACAGCGTAA
- the rpmB gene encoding 50S ribosomal protein L28 — MSRICSVCSKGPQVANLVSNANNKVKRWVYPNVHRIRYTLTGDAHKHVHHSKVCTKCMKAGKIKKVV, encoded by the coding sequence ATGTCAAGAATTTGTTCAGTATGTTCAAAAGGACCACAGGTAGCAAACTTAGTAAGTAATGCTAATAATAAAGTAAAGCGTTGGGTATATCCAAACGTACACAGAATACGGTACACATTAACGGGTGATGCTCATAAACATGTTCATCATTCAAAAGTCTGCACAAAGTGTATGAAAGCAGGCAAAATTAAGAAAGTTGTTTAA
- the ftsH gene encoding ATP-dependent zinc metalloprotease FtsH, with amino-acid sequence MKKNKNNISWTPSPKNIKNILLVFIILAGVLLVLYKLTELARNVQIVSYSTFLEKVDQDLVKKVYVSGQDVEGIFTDGTRFETVVGNNANDWDRLRMHGVEFSIISPSNQLGIWYLFLFSCLFVAIWAIWYFVRSRNAGNSGGGNIFTMGKSGARMFLPSSIKENFNSVAGADEAKEELADVIDFLKNPKKYQRLGAKITRGILLIGEPGNGKTLLARAVAGEANCPFFSISGSNFIEVFVGVGAARVRDLFAQARKHSPSIIFIDEIDAVGRHRGSGMGGGNDEREQTLNQLLAEMDGFEVSPSPIIVIAATNRVDVLDKALLRPGRFDRRVTVPYPDLKSRESILTVHIKNIKVEKNLDVKKIAQGTPGFSGADLANLVNEAAINASKKEDANLVTMADFEEARDKIMLGKETKSIMLTTEDKKLIAYHEAGHALVRLLLPETSDPLHKVTIIPRGSALGVTHFLPEREKYITTKEEMEASVMSALGGRVAEEIIFNTLTTGAYSDFQAANRITRNMVCKYGMSPDLGTIIYSQQHGEFEYSQKTAEKIDAEVQRLTALYHEKTRKLLEDNLDKLDLLANALIEKETLHADEIYELLGITPRESHKFN; translated from the coding sequence ATGAAAAAAAATAAAAATAATATTTCGTGGACCCCTAGCCCAAAAAATATAAAAAACATACTCCTCGTATTTATTATACTTGCAGGAGTATTATTAGTACTTTATAAGTTGACCGAATTAGCAAGAAACGTTCAAATTGTTTCCTATTCAACATTTTTAGAAAAAGTCGATCAAGACTTAGTCAAAAAAGTATACGTATCAGGTCAAGATGTTGAAGGAATCTTTACCGATGGAACTCGATTTGAAACTGTTGTCGGTAATAATGCAAATGATTGGGATCGTTTACGTATGCATGGCGTAGAGTTTTCGATAATCTCTCCATCAAATCAATTAGGCATTTGGTATCTTTTCCTTTTTTCATGTTTGTTTGTGGCCATTTGGGCCATTTGGTATTTTGTTCGCTCTCGTAATGCTGGCAATAGCGGCGGTGGTAATATTTTTACTATGGGAAAAAGTGGTGCTCGTATGTTTTTGCCTTCAAGCATTAAAGAAAATTTTAATTCTGTTGCTGGTGCAGATGAAGCAAAAGAAGAGCTCGCTGATGTCATAGATTTTTTGAAAAATCCAAAAAAATATCAACGACTCGGTGCAAAAATTACTCGTGGGATCCTTTTAATTGGCGAACCTGGAAATGGTAAAACTTTATTAGCACGTGCAGTTGCCGGTGAAGCAAACTGTCCCTTTTTTAGCATCAGCGGATCAAATTTTATTGAAGTTTTTGTTGGTGTAGGCGCAGCACGCGTTCGTGATCTCTTTGCACAAGCACGTAAACATTCTCCAAGCATTATTTTTATTGATGAAATTGATGCAGTGGGACGTCATCGTGGAAGCGGTATGGGTGGAGGAAATGATGAACGTGAGCAAACTCTTAATCAATTACTTGCTGAAATGGATGGTTTTGAAGTATCTCCCTCGCCCATCATTGTTATAGCCGCAACAAATAGAGTTGATGTATTAGATAAAGCATTGTTACGGCCAGGACGATTTGATCGTCGTGTTACTGTACCATATCCTGATCTAAAAAGTCGTGAATCTATTTTAACCGTGCATATCAAGAATATAAAAGTAGAAAAAAATCTTGATGTAAAAAAAATTGCTCAAGGAACCCCGGGGTTTTCTGGAGCTGATCTTGCAAACTTAGTCAATGAAGCCGCAATAAATGCATCAAAAAAAGAAGATGCTAATTTAGTCACGATGGCTGATTTTGAGGAAGCTCGGGATAAAATAATGCTTGGAAAAGAAACAAAAAGTATTATGCTCACCACCGAGGATAAAAAACTCATAGCATATCATGAAGCAGGTCATGCTCTTGTACGTCTTTTATTACCAGAAACATCCGATCCATTGCATAAGGTGACTATTATCCCCCGTGGATCTGCATTAGGTGTAACTCATTTTTTACCAGAACGTGAAAAATACATCACTACTAAAGAAGAAATGGAAGCATCAGTTATGTCGGCACTTGGTGGTCGTGTTGCAGAAGAAATTATATTTAATACACTTACCACTGGCGCTTATAGTGATTTTCAAGCAGCAAATCGTATCACTCGTAACATGGTCTGCAAATACGGTATGTCTCCGGACCTTGGTACTATAATTTATAGTCAACAGCATGGTGAATTCGAATATTCTCAAAAAACAGCTGAAAAAATTGATGCTGAAGTTCAACGATTAACCGCATTATATCACGAGAAAACTCGTAAATTGCTTGAAGACAATCTCGACAAACTTGATCTTCTTGCTAATGCATTAATTGAAAAAGAGACCTTGCATGCTGATGAGATTTATGAATTATTAGGTATAACTCCTCGGGAATCTCATAAATTTAACTAA